One region of Miscanthus floridulus cultivar M001 chromosome 19, ASM1932011v1, whole genome shotgun sequence genomic DNA includes:
- the LOC136529549 gene encoding BTB/POZ and MATH domain-containing protein 2-like, whose protein sequence is MSVSKTVSTSAAETELGTHVFHVVGYSQQRAIGAHKDKSIVSGHFSVGGHDWIMLLMADIYSKPDCIPISLMLMKPVAAGVLASFELRLVNQSTGLPFTVHKEAPMVFGDNNNMAATGWIKRSLLESPTYLQNDCLAVECIVTVIKERLVSKTKSLPRIKVPPSNMAEHFGSLLETDLGADVTFSVGAETFKAHKIVLATRSPVFKAELYGPMKEEGMGPITIKDVQPDVFRALLHFIYTDSLPPLDDLEADDHSEMIRHLLVAADRYAIERLKLICQSFLCENLNVQTVATTLALADQHNCDVLKEACIEFITCSNVMDDLLSTQGYKNLKRTCPAVVMDALEKTSKFRKA, encoded by the coding sequence ATGTCGGTCTCGAAGACGGTGTCGACGAGCGCTGCGGAAACGGAGCTAGGCACGCACGTGTTTCACGTCGTCGGGTACAGCCAGCAAAGGGCCATCGGCGCTCACAAGGATAAGTCTATAGTGTCCGGCCATTTCTCCGTCGGCGGCCATGACTGGATTATGCTTCTTATGGCTGATATCTACAGCAAACCTGATTGCATCCCAATTTCGCTCATGCTCATGAAACCAGTTGCCGCGGGGGTACTGGCGTCCTTCGAGCTGAGGTTGGTCAACCAGAGCACTGGGTTGCCCTTCACGGTGCACAAGGAGGCACCGATGGTGTTCGGTGACAATAATAACATGGCAGCTACTGGCTGGATAAAAAGGAGCCTGTTGGAATCGCCAACATACCTCCAGAATGATTGCCTCGCAGTTGAGTGCATTGTCACTGTTATCAAAGAACGACTGGTATCAAAAACCAAATCACTTCCCAGAATCAAAGTGCCACCGTCCAACATGGCTGAGCATTTTGGTAGTCTGCTGGAAACAGATTTGGGAGCGGATGTCACATTCAGTGTGGGAGCTGAGACTTTCAAGGCACACAAGATTGTCCTTGCCACACGGTCACCTGTGTTCAAAGCTGAGCTCTACGGGCCTATGAAAGAGGAAGGAATGGGGCCTATAACCATTAAAGATGTGCAACCAGATGTTTTCAGGGCCTTGCTGCATTTCATCTATACCGACTCTTTGCCTCCCTTGGATGATCTTGAGGCAGATGATCATAGTGAAATGATCCGTCACTTGCTTGTGGCTGCAGATCGATATGCCATCGAGAGGCTAAAGCTCATTTGCCAAAGCTTTCTTTGTGAAAATCTTAATGTGCAGACCGTGGCAACCACACTGGCTTTAgctgaccaacataattgtgacGTACTTAAGGAGGCTTGCATTGAATTTATCACCTGTTCAAATGTGATGGACGATTTGCTGTCAACTCAAGGTTACAAGAATCTGAAAAGAACCTGTCCTGCTGTTGTAATGGATGCACTTGAGAAGACAAGCAAGTTCCGTAAGGCATGA